In Brassica rapa cultivar Chiifu-401-42 chromosome A06, CAAS_Brap_v3.01, whole genome shotgun sequence, a single window of DNA contains:
- the LOC103872281 gene encoding protein PLANT CADMIUM RESISTANCE 2 isoform X1, translating into MEAKHLHGQPQAEGEWSTGFCDCFSDCGNCCITCWCPCITFGQVAEIVDQGSTTCGTAGALYTLISFFTGCGCLYSCFYRGKMRAQYNIGGNDCGDCLKHFFCELCALTQQYRELKNRGYDMKLGIDFFIPEFFFFTLYSNLKTFTFITLMWYFRMGRERTVATEPRRGDGCSSLPRRHDPLRLIPLHYLVIL; encoded by the exons ATGGAAGCTAAACACCTTCATGGCCAGCCTCAAGCTGAAGGAGAATGGTCCACAGGCTTCTGTGATTGCTTCTCCGACTGCGGAAACT GTTGTATCACATGCTGGTGTCCATGTATTACATTTGGCCAAGTCGCTGAGATTGTTGATCAAGGATCAACCA CGTGTGGTACGGCTGGAGCACTATACACGTTGATAAGTTTTTTCACGGGTTGCGGATGTCTCTACTCGTGTTTCTATCGTGGAAAGATGAGAGCTCAATACAATATTGGAGGCAATGATTGTGGAGATTGCCTTAAACATTTCTTCTGTGAACTCTGTGCTCTCACTCAACAATACCGTGAACTCAAGAACCGTGGCTACGATATGAAACTTGGTATTGATTTCTTTATAcctgaatttttctttttcactttGTATAGTAATCTCAAAACATTCACATTCATTACATTAATGTGGTATTTTAGGATGGGCCGGGAACGCACAGTTGCAACAGAACCAAGGCGTGGCGATGGGTGCTCCAGTCTTCCAAGGCGGCATGACCCGCTAAGACTCATTCCTTTACATTATTTAGTCATATTATAA
- the LOC103872281 gene encoding protein PLANT CADMIUM RESISTANCE 2 isoform X2, translated as MEAKHLHGQPQAEGEWSTGFCDCFSDCGNCCITCWCPCITFGQVAEIVDQGSTTCGTAGALYTLISFFTGCGCLYSCFYRGKMRAQYNIGGNDCGDCLKHFFCELCALTQQYRELKNRGYDMKLGWAGNAQLQQNQGVAMGAPVFQGGMTR; from the exons ATGGAAGCTAAACACCTTCATGGCCAGCCTCAAGCTGAAGGAGAATGGTCCACAGGCTTCTGTGATTGCTTCTCCGACTGCGGAAACT GTTGTATCACATGCTGGTGTCCATGTATTACATTTGGCCAAGTCGCTGAGATTGTTGATCAAGGATCAACCA CGTGTGGTACGGCTGGAGCACTATACACGTTGATAAGTTTTTTCACGGGTTGCGGATGTCTCTACTCGTGTTTCTATCGTGGAAAGATGAGAGCTCAATACAATATTGGAGGCAATGATTGTGGAGATTGCCTTAAACATTTCTTCTGTGAACTCTGTGCTCTCACTCAACAATACCGTGAACTCAAGAACCGTGGCTACGATATGAAACTTG GATGGGCCGGGAACGCACAGTTGCAACAGAACCAAGGCGTGGCGATGGGTGCTCCAGTCTTCCAAGGCGGCATGACCCGCTAA
- the LOC103872282 gene encoding 21 kDa protein codes for MISGNNVITMNIVRAHMSDISIPQCLHKPSNLSRKLPKTLKHKQVLKMARQLYTSAFFHFATLLFIFRTISAVRFPPGPTTTNDLDFIRTSCNATLYPDVCFTSLAGYASSVQYNPARLARVSVGVSLSRAKHTASYLSKLSRASASAAVHDCVSNVGDAMEKMRGSLRQLREMNHRRPGAPTFRFQMSNVQTWMSAALTDEETCTDGITEEMEDGETKTAVCEKVADVKRFTSNALAIVNTYANSGA; via the coding sequence ATGATTAGTGGCAATAATGTGATTACAATGAACATTGTAAGGGCACACATGTCAGATATCTCCATTCCTCAATGCCTACATAAACCCTCCAATCTTTCTCGTAAACTACCAAAAACCTTAAAACATAAACAAGTCTTAAAGATGGCAAGGCAGCTTTATACGTCAGCCTTTTTTCACTTCGCCACCTTACTCTTCATCTTCCGAACAATCTCAGCGGTCCGCTTCCCTCCTGGACCAACAACAACTAACGACCTAGATTTCATCCGTACGAGCTGCAACGCAACGCTCTACCCAGACGTGTGTTTCACGTCGTTAGCTGGCTACGCCTCCTCCGTACAATATAACCCGGCGAGGCTAGCTAGGGTCTCCGTCGGCGTTTCCCTTTCCCGCGCAAAACACACGGCGTCTTATCTCTCAAAACTCTCACGCGCCTCGGCTTCCGCCGCCGTCCACGACTGCGTTTCAAACGTGGGAGACGCCATGGAGAAGATGCGTGGCTCGCTCCGTCAACTCCGGGAGATGAACCACCGTCGTCCCGGAGCTCCGACGTTTAGGTTTCAGATGAGTAACGTGCAGACGTGGATGAGTGCAGCGTTGACGGACGAGGAGACGTGTACTGATGGGATAACGGAGGAGATGGAAGACGGAGAAACGAAGACCGCCGTTTGCGAGAAAGTCGCCGACGTAAAGAGGTTCACGAGTAATGCGCTTGCTATAGTCAACACATACGCCAATAGTGGAGCCTAG
- the LOC103872283 gene encoding putative clathrin assembly protein At1g14910 isoform X2 translates to MGTLQSFRRAYGALKDTTKVGLVRVNSDYADIEVAIVKATNHVECPPKDRHLTKIFIATSATRPRADVAYCIHTLSRRVHKTRNWTVALKALLVLHRLVREGDPTFREELLNFSRKGRFLQLSNFKDDSSTAAWDCSVWVRAYALFLEERLQCFRVLKYDIEAERLPKVSPGQEEKGYSKTRDLDGEQLLEQLPALQQLLHRLMGCKPEGAAKHNHIIQYALALVLKESFKVYCAINEGIINLVEKFFEMPRHDAIKALDIYKRAGSQAGNLSHFYEVCKGLEIARNFQFPILREPPQSFLATMEEYMRDAPQMVDVSDGPLLLTYRPDDELSDEPAHEEHEPSLPSDSTVIPSEETQPPASAETPQNLIDTDDLLGLNNDAPDPLEILDQNALALALVSTDVESSFFDLGQVRDSDPSGWELALVTTPSSDISATTERQLAGGLDTLTLNSLYDDVTYRAAQQPAYGAPAPNPFEVQDPFGFSNSVSAPSAESNPFGPYQPAYQQQQQQELQVAPGAANPFGDFEEYPVVALPEPQKTIGFGQFPVVSEPQMTTGFGGNPVFAVSEPQVTTGFGEFPVATVSEPQMMTSGLGELPVAAVSEPQMTTGFGEFPVVSVSEPQMTTGFGEFPVFAVSEPQKTSDFGDFSVAAVSEPQMMTSGFGEFSAFAVSEPQKTSGFGDFPVAGVSEPQMMTSGFGEFPAFAVSEPQKTSGPVVPVSEEQKNSGLGEFSVITASEPQKTTGFGEFPANAAGAHQQYNSSNPFGGM, encoded by the exons ATGGGAACGCTTCAGTCATTCCGAAGAGCTTACGGAGCCCTAAAGGACACCACTAAAGTCGGCCTCGTCCGCGTCAACAGCGATTACGCC GATATAGAAGTGGCCATAGTCAAAGCCACTAACCACGTCGAGTGTCCTCCCAAGGATCGCCATCTCACGA AGATCTTCATCGCCACGTCAGCAACTCGGCCTCGAGCAGATGTTGCTTACTGCATTCACACTCTCTCCCGGCGAGTGCACAAAACCAGAAACTGGACG GTTGCGTTAAAAGCATTGCTTGTTTTGCACCGGCTTGTAAGGGAAGGCGATCCCACGTTTAGAGAAGAGTTATTGAACTTTTCTAGAAAAGGACGTTTCTTGCAGCTTTCTAATTTCAAGGATGACTCATCCACCGCGG CATGGGATTGTTCTGTTTGGGTACGCGCTTATGCTTTGTTTCTCGAGGAACGGCTTCAATGCTTCAGAGTTTTGAAATATGATATCGAGGCTGAACGTCTTCCAAAAGTTTCCCCGGGGCAGGAGGAGAAG GGGTATAGCAAAACAAGGGATTTAGATGGTGAACAACTCTTGGAACAGTTGCCGGCTTTACAGCAGCTTCTGCATCGGCTCATGGGTTGTAAG cCAGAAGGTGCTGCAAAGCACAATCATATCATACAGTATGCACTCGCTTTG GTATTGAAGGAGAGCTTTAAAGTGTATTGTGCCATCAACGAAGGTATTATCAATCTAGTAGAAAAG TTCTTTGAAATGCCAAGACATGATGCCATCAAGGCCCTTGATATATACAAGCGCGCGGGTTCGCAG GCTGGCAACCTTTCTCATTTCTACGAAGTATGCAAGGGATTAGAAATTGCTAGGAATTTCCAGTTTCCTATTTTAAGAGAG CCTCCACAATCTTTCCTTGCAACTATGGAGGAGTATATGAGAGACGCACCTCAAATGGTTGACGTCTCAGATGGGCCACTG CTTCTGACGTATAGGCCGGATGATGAACTTTCTGATGAACCTGCGCATGAAGAACATGAACCATCATTGCCTTCAGATAGTACTGTTATTCCCTCTGAGGAGACCCAACCTCCTGCTTCAGCAGAAACTCCACAGAATTTAATTGATACAGATGATCTACTG GGTTTAAACAACGATGCACCTGATCCATTAGAAATCCTGGATCAAAATGCGCTTGCTTTGGCGTTAGTTTCTACTGATG TTGAGTCTTCGTTCTTTGATTTGGGTCAAGTAAGAGACTCGGATCCGTCAGGATGGGAGCTTGCCTTGGTTACAACACCTAGCAGTGATATATCCGCAACCACAGAGAGGCAATTG GCGGGTGGCTTAGACACGCTCACCCTGAACAGCCTATATGACGATGTAACCTACAGAGCAGCCCAACAGCCTGCTTACGGGGCGCCAGCTCCAAATCCGTTTGAGGTTCAAGACCCGTTTGGATTTTCCAACAGCGTTTCGGCCCCTTCAGCCGAAAGCAACCCATTCGGCCCCTACCAGCCAGCCTATCAGCAACAACAGCAGCAAGAGCTTCAGGTTGCACCAGGCGCTGCAAATCCTTTTGGTGACTTTGAAGAATATCCGGTAGTTGCACTTCCAGAACCGCAAAAGACCATCGGTTTTGGGCAATTTCCAGTTGTTTCAGAACCACAGATGACCACCGGTTTCGGGGGAAATCCAGTATTCGCTGTTTCAGAACCACAAGTGACCACCGGTTTTGGGGAATTTCCAGTAGCAACGGTTTCAGAACCGCAGATGATGACATCCGGTTTAGGGGAACTTCCAGTAGCGGCGGTTTCAGAACCACAAATGACCACCGGTTTTGGGGAATTTCCAGTAGTCAGCGTTTCAGAACCACAAATGACCACCGGTTTTGGAGAATTTCCAGTATTCGCTGTTTCAGAACCGCAAAAGACATCTGATTTTGGGGATTTCTCAGTAGCTGCGGTTTCAGAACCGCAGATGATGACATCCGGTTTTGGCGAATTTTCAGCATTCGCTGTTTCAGAACCGCAAAAGACATCTGGTTTTGGGGATTTCCCAGTAGCTGGGGTTTCAGAACCGCAAATGATGACATCCGGTTTTGGGGAATTTCCAGCATTCGCGGTTTCAGAACCGCAAAAGACATCCGGTCCAGTAGTCCCAGTTTCAGAAGAGCAAAAGAACTCCGGTTTGGGGGAATTCTCAGTAATCACGGCTTCAGAGCCGCAAAAGACCACTGGTTTCGGGGAATTTCCAGCTAATGCAGCAGGTGCTCATCAGCAATATAACAGCAGCAACCCTTTTGGTGGCATGTGA
- the LOC103872283 gene encoding putative clathrin assembly protein At1g14910 isoform X1 — MGTLQSFRRAYGALKDTTKVGLVRVNSDYADIEVAIVKATNHVECPPKDRHLTKIFIATSATRPRADVAYCIHTLSRRVHKTRNWTVALKALLVLHRLVREGDPTFREELLNFSRKGRFLQLSNFKDDSSTAAWDCSVWVRAYALFLEERLQCFRVLKYDIEAERLPKVSPGQEEKVPTFFGFCGLMYFNGILFWEFDCQGYSKTRDLDGEQLLEQLPALQQLLHRLMGCKPEGAAKHNHIIQYALALVLKESFKVYCAINEGIINLVEKFFEMPRHDAIKALDIYKRAGSQAGNLSHFYEVCKGLEIARNFQFPILREPPQSFLATMEEYMRDAPQMVDVSDGPLLLTYRPDDELSDEPAHEEHEPSLPSDSTVIPSEETQPPASAETPQNLIDTDDLLGLNNDAPDPLEILDQNALALALVSTDVESSFFDLGQVRDSDPSGWELALVTTPSSDISATTERQLAGGLDTLTLNSLYDDVTYRAAQQPAYGAPAPNPFEVQDPFGFSNSVSAPSAESNPFGPYQPAYQQQQQQELQVAPGAANPFGDFEEYPVVALPEPQKTIGFGQFPVVSEPQMTTGFGGNPVFAVSEPQVTTGFGEFPVATVSEPQMMTSGLGELPVAAVSEPQMTTGFGEFPVVSVSEPQMTTGFGEFPVFAVSEPQKTSDFGDFSVAAVSEPQMMTSGFGEFSAFAVSEPQKTSGFGDFPVAGVSEPQMMTSGFGEFPAFAVSEPQKTSGPVVPVSEEQKNSGLGEFSVITASEPQKTTGFGEFPANAAGAHQQYNSSNPFGGM; from the exons ATGGGAACGCTTCAGTCATTCCGAAGAGCTTACGGAGCCCTAAAGGACACCACTAAAGTCGGCCTCGTCCGCGTCAACAGCGATTACGCC GATATAGAAGTGGCCATAGTCAAAGCCACTAACCACGTCGAGTGTCCTCCCAAGGATCGCCATCTCACGA AGATCTTCATCGCCACGTCAGCAACTCGGCCTCGAGCAGATGTTGCTTACTGCATTCACACTCTCTCCCGGCGAGTGCACAAAACCAGAAACTGGACG GTTGCGTTAAAAGCATTGCTTGTTTTGCACCGGCTTGTAAGGGAAGGCGATCCCACGTTTAGAGAAGAGTTATTGAACTTTTCTAGAAAAGGACGTTTCTTGCAGCTTTCTAATTTCAAGGATGACTCATCCACCGCGG CATGGGATTGTTCTGTTTGGGTACGCGCTTATGCTTTGTTTCTCGAGGAACGGCTTCAATGCTTCAGAGTTTTGAAATATGATATCGAGGCTGAACGTCTTCCAAAAGTTTCCCCGGGGCAGGAGGAGAAGGTACCaactttttttggtttttgtggcCTCATGTACTTTAATGGTATTCTGTTTTGGGAATTTGATTGCCAGGGGTATAGCAAAACAAGGGATTTAGATGGTGAACAACTCTTGGAACAGTTGCCGGCTTTACAGCAGCTTCTGCATCGGCTCATGGGTTGTAAG cCAGAAGGTGCTGCAAAGCACAATCATATCATACAGTATGCACTCGCTTTG GTATTGAAGGAGAGCTTTAAAGTGTATTGTGCCATCAACGAAGGTATTATCAATCTAGTAGAAAAG TTCTTTGAAATGCCAAGACATGATGCCATCAAGGCCCTTGATATATACAAGCGCGCGGGTTCGCAG GCTGGCAACCTTTCTCATTTCTACGAAGTATGCAAGGGATTAGAAATTGCTAGGAATTTCCAGTTTCCTATTTTAAGAGAG CCTCCACAATCTTTCCTTGCAACTATGGAGGAGTATATGAGAGACGCACCTCAAATGGTTGACGTCTCAGATGGGCCACTG CTTCTGACGTATAGGCCGGATGATGAACTTTCTGATGAACCTGCGCATGAAGAACATGAACCATCATTGCCTTCAGATAGTACTGTTATTCCCTCTGAGGAGACCCAACCTCCTGCTTCAGCAGAAACTCCACAGAATTTAATTGATACAGATGATCTACTG GGTTTAAACAACGATGCACCTGATCCATTAGAAATCCTGGATCAAAATGCGCTTGCTTTGGCGTTAGTTTCTACTGATG TTGAGTCTTCGTTCTTTGATTTGGGTCAAGTAAGAGACTCGGATCCGTCAGGATGGGAGCTTGCCTTGGTTACAACACCTAGCAGTGATATATCCGCAACCACAGAGAGGCAATTG GCGGGTGGCTTAGACACGCTCACCCTGAACAGCCTATATGACGATGTAACCTACAGAGCAGCCCAACAGCCTGCTTACGGGGCGCCAGCTCCAAATCCGTTTGAGGTTCAAGACCCGTTTGGATTTTCCAACAGCGTTTCGGCCCCTTCAGCCGAAAGCAACCCATTCGGCCCCTACCAGCCAGCCTATCAGCAACAACAGCAGCAAGAGCTTCAGGTTGCACCAGGCGCTGCAAATCCTTTTGGTGACTTTGAAGAATATCCGGTAGTTGCACTTCCAGAACCGCAAAAGACCATCGGTTTTGGGCAATTTCCAGTTGTTTCAGAACCACAGATGACCACCGGTTTCGGGGGAAATCCAGTATTCGCTGTTTCAGAACCACAAGTGACCACCGGTTTTGGGGAATTTCCAGTAGCAACGGTTTCAGAACCGCAGATGATGACATCCGGTTTAGGGGAACTTCCAGTAGCGGCGGTTTCAGAACCACAAATGACCACCGGTTTTGGGGAATTTCCAGTAGTCAGCGTTTCAGAACCACAAATGACCACCGGTTTTGGAGAATTTCCAGTATTCGCTGTTTCAGAACCGCAAAAGACATCTGATTTTGGGGATTTCTCAGTAGCTGCGGTTTCAGAACCGCAGATGATGACATCCGGTTTTGGCGAATTTTCAGCATTCGCTGTTTCAGAACCGCAAAAGACATCTGGTTTTGGGGATTTCCCAGTAGCTGGGGTTTCAGAACCGCAAATGATGACATCCGGTTTTGGGGAATTTCCAGCATTCGCGGTTTCAGAACCGCAAAAGACATCCGGTCCAGTAGTCCCAGTTTCAGAAGAGCAAAAGAACTCCGGTTTGGGGGAATTCTCAGTAATCACGGCTTCAGAGCCGCAAAAGACCACTGGTTTCGGGGAATTTCCAGCTAATGCAGCAGGTGCTCATCAGCAATATAACAGCAGCAACCCTTTTGGTGGCATGTGA
- the LOC103872284 gene encoding LOW QUALITY PROTEIN: beta-glucosidase 19-like (The sequence of the model RefSeq protein was modified relative to this genomic sequence to represent the inferred CDS: substituted 2 bases at 2 genomic stop codons) produces the protein MCVYYNGDISLLPIDSINNSVPLIVLKRLPRNTLVRLYKRSTMKIPLLGLLLLLSLVGSPTRAEEGPVCPKTETLSRASFPEGFMFGTATASYQVEGAVNEGCRGPSLWDLYTKKFPPTXSXESHEAVDFYHRYKEDIKLMKKLNTDAFRLSIAWPRIFPHGRMEKGISKEGVQFYHDLIDELLKNDITPLVTVFHWDMPADLEDEYGGFLSERVVPDFVEYANFTFHEYGGKVKNWITFNEPWVFSRSGYDTGKKAPGRCSPYIKDFGHLCQDGRSGFEAYVVSHNLLISHAEAVDAFRKCEKCKGGKIGIAHSPAWFEPKDVEGGQRTVDRVLDFIMGWHLDPTTYGDYPQSMKDAVGARLPKFTKAQKAKLKGSADFVGINYYSSFYAKASEKPDYRQPSWATDSLVEFEPKTVDGSVKIGSQPSTAKMAVYAAGLRKLVKYIKDRYGNPEIIITENGYGEDLGEKDTDHSVALNDHNRKYYHQRHLLALHQAICEDKVNVTSYFVWSLMDNFEWQDGYTARFGLYYIDFKNNLTRMEKESAKWFTEFLKPGLKQKSSKSTFSEEL, from the exons atgtgtgtatattaTAACGGCGATATTTCCCTTCTACCTATCGACTCCATTAACAATAGTGTTCCACTTATAGTTCTTAAACGTTTACCAAGAAACACACTCGTGAGGTTATACAAAAGATCAACAATGAAGATTCCTCTCTTGGGGTTACTTTTGCTCCTAAGTCTTGTTGGCTCTCCTACCAGGGCCGAGGAAGGACCTGTTTGCCCAAAAACTGAAACCCTTAGTCGTGCCAGTTTCCCGGAGGGCTTCATGTTTGGTACCGCAACCGCTTCCTATCAG GTTGAAGGCGCAGTAAATGAAGGTTGTAGAGGACCAAGCCTGTGGGATCTCTACACCAAGAAATTTCCACCTAC ATAGAGTTAAGAATCACATGAGGCCGTCGATTTCTACCATCGGTACAAg GAGGATATCAAGTTGATGAAAAAGCTGAACACTGATGCTTTTAGACTATCCATTGCGTGGCCAAGAATATTTCCCC ATGGGAGGATGGAGAAAGGAATAAGCAAAGAAGGAGTTCAATTTTACCACGACCTTATAGACGAGCTCCTTAAAAATG ACATAACACCACTAGTAACGGTTTTCCACTGGGACATGCCCGCCGATTTGGAAGATGAGTATGGTGGCTTTTTGAGCGAGCGTGTAGT GCCGGATTTTGTGGAGTACGCAAACTTCACGTTCCACGAATATGGGGGCAAAGTGAAAAACTGGATTACGTTCAACGAGCCATGGGTCTTTAGCCGTTCAGGCTACGACACTGGGAAGAAAGCACCGGGGCGTTGTTCTCCGTACATCAAAGATTTTGGACATCTTTGCCAAGATGGACGGTCAGGATTTGAGGCTTATGTCGTTAGTCACAATTTACTCATTAGTCACGCTGAAGCCGTTGACGCTTTCAGAAAGTGCGAAAAG TGCAAAGGTGGTAAAATTGGGATTGCTCATAGCCCGGCTTGGTTTGAACCAAAAGATGTGGAAGGAGGTCAACGTACTGTAGACCGTGTACTTGACTTCATCATGGGCTG GCATTTGGATCCTACCACGTACGGAGATTATCCTCAAAGTATGAAAGATGCGGTCGGAGCTCGATTGCCCAAATTTACAAAAGCCCAAAAGGCAAAACTGAAAGGCTCAGCAGACTTCGTGGGAATAAATTATTACAGTTCGTTCTATGCAAAGGCAAGCGAAAAGCCTGATTATCGGCAACCATCTTGGGCTACAGATTCTCTAGTGGAGTTTGAAC CCAAGACTGTTGATGGATCCGTTAAGATTGGTAGCCAG CCCAGCACTGCTAAGATGGCTGTATACGCAGCGGGTTTAAGGAAGCTTGTGAAATACATAAAAGACAGATATGGCAACCCTGAGATCATAATTACTGAGAATG GTTATGGGGAGGACCTTGGCGAGAAGGATACAGATCATAGCGTTGCTCTCAATGACCACAACAGAAAATACTATCACCAGAGGCATCTTCTGGCCCTGCATCAGGCTATTTG TGAAGACAAGGTGAATGTTACATCTTATTTTGTGTGGTCATTAATGGACAACTTCGAGTGGCAAGACGGGTACACAGCTAGGTTTGGTCTCTACTACATCGATTTCAAGAACAACTTGACTCGTATGGAGAAAGAATCTGCAAAATGGTTCACTGAATTCCTCAAACCGGGCCTGAAGCAAAAATCATCCAAGTCGACGTTCAGCGAGGAGCTCTAA
- the LOC103872285 gene encoding jacalin-related lectin 36 isoform X1, whose amino-acid sequence MKTRERACCGLHLPLGDTTMAAATMSWDDGKHMRVKRVQLTYEDVIKSIEAVYDDDQNPKRHGTPGKKSDGVSLSPDEYITDVTGYYKTTGNEDAIAALAFRTNKTEYGPFGNKTGNQFSIQAPKDNQVAGFQGTSSNVLNSIDVHFAPIPSASAGGQPAGSASSAKKLEAKGGNAGNPWDDGAHDGVKKVYVGQGESGVTYVKFVYEKDSKEVPGNDHGKKTLLAPEEFVLDPNEYITAVEINYDNIFGTESEIITMLKFMTNKRTSPPFGLEGAKSVLLKEDGHKVVGFHGKAGADILHQVGVHVKPISK is encoded by the exons ATGAAAACCCGGGAGAGGGCCTGTTGTGGATTGCACCTCCCACTCGGAG ATACAACAATGGCAGCCGCAACAATGTCTTGGGACGACGGGAAGCACATGAGGGTGAAGAGAGTTCAGCTTACATATGAAGATGTTATCAAGTCCATTGAGGCCGTGTATGACGATGACCAAAATCCTAAGCGTCATGGCACTCCTGGCAAAAAATCTGACGGC gTGAGCCTGAGTCCTGACGAGTACATAACAGATGTTACTGGCTACTACAAAACTACGGGGAACGAAGATGCTATAGCAGCGTTGGCTTTTAGGACCAACAAAACCGAATATGGTCCTTTCGGAAACAAGACCGGGAACCAGTTCTCCATCCAGGCACCCAAAGATAACCAGGTCGCTGGTTTTCAAGGCACTAGCAGCAATGTTCTCAACTCCATTGACGTCCACTTTGCTCCCATACCGTCGGCTTCTGCTGGTGGCCAACCAGCTGGATCAGCTTCCAGTGCCAAAAAACTAGAGGCAAAAGGTGGTAACGCGGGAAACCCATGGGACGATGGTGCTCATGATGGTGTTAAGAAAGTGTACGTTGGTCAAGGCGAATCTGGTGTAACGTACGTCAAGTTTGTCTACGAGAAGGACTCTAAGGAGGTCCCTGGAAATGATCATGGAAAAAAGACACTACTCGCACCTGAAGag TTCGTGCTTGATCCAAACGAATACATCACTGCGGTGGAGATTAACTACGACAACATATTTGGAACTGAATCCGAGATCATAACGATGCTTAAGTTCATGACAAACAAGCGAACCTCTCCACCTTTTGGACTTGAAGGTGCTAAAAGTGTCCTACTTAAAGAAGACGGTCACAAGGTCGTTGGTTTCCATGGCAAAGCAGGTGCTGACATACTTCACCAAGTTGGAGTCCATGTCAAGCCTATCTCCAAGTGA
- the LOC103872285 gene encoding jacalin-related lectin 36 isoform X2: MAAATMSWDDGKHMRVKRVQLTYEDVIKSIEAVYDDDQNPKRHGTPGKKSDGVSLSPDEYITDVTGYYKTTGNEDAIAALAFRTNKTEYGPFGNKTGNQFSIQAPKDNQVAGFQGTSSNVLNSIDVHFAPIPSASAGGQPAGSASSAKKLEAKGGNAGNPWDDGAHDGVKKVYVGQGESGVTYVKFVYEKDSKEVPGNDHGKKTLLAPEEFVLDPNEYITAVEINYDNIFGTESEIITMLKFMTNKRTSPPFGLEGAKSVLLKEDGHKVVGFHGKAGADILHQVGVHVKPISK; encoded by the exons ATGGCAGCCGCAACAATGTCTTGGGACGACGGGAAGCACATGAGGGTGAAGAGAGTTCAGCTTACATATGAAGATGTTATCAAGTCCATTGAGGCCGTGTATGACGATGACCAAAATCCTAAGCGTCATGGCACTCCTGGCAAAAAATCTGACGGC gTGAGCCTGAGTCCTGACGAGTACATAACAGATGTTACTGGCTACTACAAAACTACGGGGAACGAAGATGCTATAGCAGCGTTGGCTTTTAGGACCAACAAAACCGAATATGGTCCTTTCGGAAACAAGACCGGGAACCAGTTCTCCATCCAGGCACCCAAAGATAACCAGGTCGCTGGTTTTCAAGGCACTAGCAGCAATGTTCTCAACTCCATTGACGTCCACTTTGCTCCCATACCGTCGGCTTCTGCTGGTGGCCAACCAGCTGGATCAGCTTCCAGTGCCAAAAAACTAGAGGCAAAAGGTGGTAACGCGGGAAACCCATGGGACGATGGTGCTCATGATGGTGTTAAGAAAGTGTACGTTGGTCAAGGCGAATCTGGTGTAACGTACGTCAAGTTTGTCTACGAGAAGGACTCTAAGGAGGTCCCTGGAAATGATCATGGAAAAAAGACACTACTCGCACCTGAAGag TTCGTGCTTGATCCAAACGAATACATCACTGCGGTGGAGATTAACTACGACAACATATTTGGAACTGAATCCGAGATCATAACGATGCTTAAGTTCATGACAAACAAGCGAACCTCTCCACCTTTTGGACTTGAAGGTGCTAAAAGTGTCCTACTTAAAGAAGACGGTCACAAGGTCGTTGGTTTCCATGGCAAAGCAGGTGCTGACATACTTCACCAAGTTGGAGTCCATGTCAAGCCTATCTCCAAGTGA